In one window of Oryza sativa Japonica Group chromosome 9, ASM3414082v1 DNA:
- the LOC136351688 gene encoding uncharacterized protein encodes MATSEAARDEAAGASLGPTSSGDAQATASRMARDEAAGASLGPTPSGDAQDQTGPGDIPEAGTSIGGPSRAASSPRQLFPTPSVAPLSAEPLLQALAAANTAVLDGLSAQVEALQAERAELDAAWARVEEGRRSVEAMVEAGRKAHRRHVSDLEARKTALAEIAREVEEERGAALIATTATLAAHESACAEEESALRLREDALTERERALEEAEAEAQRLADSLSLREAALTEQARRNLESVRAERATLEQRAADLEAREKELDARARIGGAAAGESDLAARLADAEHIVTDMQRALDSSAGEAEALRLAGEIGPGMLWDAVSRLDRAGRQAGLWKGQTMKYSTNLGGLAQHLSKMAGALQQLPEELEKIIKSSSRDLAQGAVELVLASYQARDPNFSPWMALDEFPPGTEDDARVRVRDAADHIVHSFEGSAPQLAFAPNSDEEGDASGADDRDDEAGDPGASD; translated from the exons atggcgacttccgaggcagctcgcgatgaggccgcgggcgcgtcgcttgggcccacctCCTCGGGCGATGCCCAGGCGACAGCTTCTAGGatggctcgcgacgaggccgcgggcgcatcgcttgggcccactccttcgggcgacgcccaggaccaaacaggtccgggggacatccccgaggcCGGCACGTCCattggcgggccgagccgcgcggcatcttCTCCAAGGcagctcttccccacgccttccgtcgccccgctgagcgcagagccccttctgcaggccttagcCGCCGCCAACACCGCGGTGTTGGATGGATTAagcgcccaggtggaggccctgcaggcggagcgtgcggagctcgacgccgcatgggcgcgtgtcgaggaggggcggcgctcggtggaggccatggtggaagcAGGCCGCAaagcacaccgccggcacgtctcagatcTTGAAGCCCGTAAgacggcgctggcggagatcgcccgagaggtggaggaggagcggggggctgccctcatcgccaccact gcaacgctggcggcgcacgagtctgcctgcgccgaagaggagtccgcactccgcctccgcgaggacgcgcttacCGAGCGAGAGCGAGCTCTCgaagaggccgaggccgaggcgcaacggttggcggacagcctgtccctccgtgaGGCAGCGCTGacggagcaggcgcgccgcaactTGGAatccgtccgcgccgagagagccacgctggagcagcgggctgccgacctcgaggcgcgggaaaaggagctggacgcgagggcacgcatcggcggggcggctgcgggcgaaagcgacttagccgcccgcctcgcagatgCCGAACACATCGTCACCGACATGCAGCGCGCGCTAGATTCATCcgccggggaagccgaggccctccgcttggcgggcgagatagggcccggcatgctttgggatgcagtctcccgtctggatcgcgccggtcggcaggcgggcctctggaagGGCCAAACGATGAAGTACTCCACCAACTTGGGAGGCCTCGCTCAGCACCTCTCAAAGATGGCCGGAGCTCTCCAGcagctccccgaggagctcgagaagatcatcaagtcatcctcgagggacctcgctcaaggagcggtggagcttgTCCTGgccagctaccaggccagggaccccaacttctctccgtggatggcgctggatgagttccctcccgggaccgaggacgacgcgcgcgtgCGGGTcagggatgccgccgaccacatcgtccacagtttcgaggggtcggcccctcagctcgcgttcgcccccaactccgacgaggagggcgacgccagcggtgCTGACGAccgtgacgacgaggccggcgacccgggcgcatcggattga